The Bombus pascuorum chromosome 13, iyBomPasc1.1, whole genome shotgun sequence nucleotide sequence aaaatatgcaagagaaacagatatttttaaattgaaatgtaGCTTTAACTTTACTTCTTATCAGTGTGTTCAGCGacaatattatctatatttgtTTTCATTACGTACATACaacttaaaattttatcgaaatagaaaaaaaagtgAACTCTTataataacgaatatttttgcattcaATAATTATCACgcgtattatttttcattttgcgCTACTCCTCGAAATGTATGTATTTTGCTTGTATGATTACGtgcaaagaaaaatacattcctgcttattgaatttttatttatgtttcatgCTCTTTATCAACCTGCACAATTCAACCGCGAAGAATATATTTAGACTATTCAAAATGCTATCCTTCGACTAATGTAATTGATtgtgaagaaaaagaaatctacCAACCTGTGATACATcgtgatatacatatataatattcctatacatgtatacatatatgtatatatacatgttttaTTGATCTCTATCTTGTCGATATATGAGTAAGTAACtctattacaataaaatatattcccTCTTATTATAGAGCttgatctttttattatatatttttcgataatattcaaattattatcttaCATCGATTGGAGGTTTAAAAACGATTTTGTTATATAGTTCATTCTTAaccaattaaaaagaagaaaaaccgCAACAATTTGTGAGAGTGAATAGAATGTTACACTGTGGGAAATAATAGTTAAATAATATCTATGTTGCTGAAGGAAGTTATATCAGCACGGTACGTTGAATCGTGAATCATTCTCCAgtatgataattaatatcttaaaAACAATCGTCAGTATTTCCTATAACTATTATTTCTACccaaattcaattatttatcaattttttataaaataccattaatattgtttatcttaaaaaaatgttactgctattatttcaacttttctGTGTATTTATTgaactaaatttttaaaatagataataCGGAAAAGCTGAAGGAATAATTCTTTGATGATATAATGTTGCTCGATCTTTTATACAGGTTTCCTTCCTGATaatctttttcaaatattcgcgCGTGGATGAATAAGGGAAATTTGTGAGACATTTGAAAAGCATTCGATCCAGGATTTTAACACGGAAACATTTACAGTACAAGATTCACATTTGCACGAATGATATCTAAAAATAGGTCGTTACTCGACGACTGGTACGCGACAGCAACAGCATGGGGCTTCATTATTGATAAGTCCtgataaaagttaataaaagcGATTTAAATAGACATACTTGAGAGGATCCACTTATGATACTTGAATTTCGAGTTCACCCAGTACAAGTGTTCGCTTTTAAGTTTAGCTCATTTGgatttacaaaaattccaTCGACATTCTTTCTATTACGAATAGATGTTACAGTTCTTTGACAcctttaatttattagtagTTGAATATCatactaattatattatatagtactGTATGTTATATTAATAGTATCGTACTATGTCATACTAATActgttataatgtataagcTGCAGatgtttatgaatttatagagaacttgaatatataaaaatagataaagtAAAACAAAACATATTAGGTGCTATTTCATTAGTTGTATTcatgcaaatataaatttgcataaatatctgtattgtaataatagaatatgatTAATGATTTTTTTCAATGAGAGTAAGCTactatagtattattattactacagAATCttactaaatttaaaaatttgcaaaaatatttctttgcttcTAGATGTACGCAAATCGATTATACGCGCTCATGAGTTTAATACTCGTGATAGTGATCCTAATACCGGTAGCGGAACATGCATCGGATACATACAAGCAGCGGAACATACATGGATCGGATGTATTTCAATATGGTCAAAAGGGACAATCTAGGGATCAATCTCGAGATCAATCTCGAGATCAATCTATGACAGAAATGCATCAATACTGTGGACGAATTTTGTCAAGTACTTTACAGATAATATGCGGTAGTGTTTACAATAGCcgatttaaaaaaagcaaTCAAGGTAAGTAGATCATACATTGTAAAAAGCATATTGCTCATAAATCATTTGTTGCAAGAAAAAGATAGGAAAGGaaagtatgtaaatatagttaaAAACGTTGCTACTACTGACCGATatcaaatggaagaaaattgtaggaatttcaatattttcatttaaatattatatattctttctttttcttttagagATGGAGATGGATGATTATATGGCCTATAGTTACGATCTGCATCCTTATAAGTCTATCAAGAATGCGAAAAAAATGATTAGATTTCGAAGAAATGGACGAGGAATTCACGAGGAATGTTGTTTAAAATCTTGTACGACCGAGGAGCTGCGCTCCTATTGCGGTGCTCGTTAATGAgagaatcattttttaaatcataagCAAAAGATTGAGGAAATGCTCAAATATAATGTTTTCCCTATTTACTAACATACCATATTTTCGATAGccattttttatgtttcaatcaatataataattcagCAAAAGCAACATGATATTCTGTGTAATCTTAGATCTATTTAAAACTGTTAGcttaaacaatttattgaGAAATGATCTACTCATCCCAATTTTATGtgataatagaatttatacaattattcttAATTCTTATTCATTCCTTATTGTactatatgaaatatacaaaaacttTAATATCGAACGATGTTGCTTTAAAAAAAGTGAATACCTTATTTGTGATAacgaatagtatatatgtgatatataatatatgcttGTAATCAATTGTATAAGAGATTGTAATTGTTgtatgattatttttaaaaattaagagcTAGTACGTACTTATATATATGTGATGAAAACTTACTAAGAGTTGTCAGCTTTAACCGCGTTGGTTCAACTGACTCagatgtttaaaaatttactgaaagatctGATCTCATTTGTACTTAACCATATATTGTGTAAGACTAAATTcaatgttaattattaaatatgttttcatGTACCAATGTgtcgttatttaaaaatacacaatCATTAAGAAAGATGATAATAACAATCAATAGGTTAgtttttatagatttaattttttaaaagatatatatagatatatacatataaattatttataaaatatacatatttataaattttaatatattgttttaaattgtaaattgaattataatgatttatgtatttactttatatatatatccttgTATTTAGGTTACATATGCatgtaagtacatataaaataatttaaaaaataaagaaacgtaaTGTAtgcatataattgtataaatgttaaaaaagattcttcataacaaatatgaaactttttcAGGCGAAAGATTTTTGGAATCTTCATATTatgtgaataaatatttagcaaACAATGGAGAtggaagaaatttataatctcACTATTTTTCCATTAGTTATGTCTAAATTTTCAGTTCAATGGTCTACAGATAATCATATATCAATTCTTACTGAAAGAGGAATTCATATATTTGTAAGTTTAGTCTAATAGtatcaatattatatgtagaattaatataatatacctaATGACGTTATTTTTTGCAGGAATTGATACCTTCTCCAATGTCTCCTTGTtcaactataaaatttattagatcTTTCATTTATGCACCTTCAATACTTCcaacagaaaatatatctAACAAAATAGAATCTAAAATTTGGGGCATGCAACGTGAAGCAGTTTATTCATTCATAATGGAGGAGAGTTTAACTCCAAAATTatctaatttaaaagaaatggtGCCAAAAATAATTGACTTAACTTGGTCACCACAGAACTTAATACATCCCAGCAAGTGTCTTATTGCAATTTTAACTTCAGCAGGTGCTGTTACAATAGcatacaaaatttctaaagaCTGGTATCCTGCATATGATTTATCTTCTATAcgctataattttatagagcAAGAAATTAATGCAAAACTGAAGGAacctaaaaataattcaactttatttgaaacatttaaaaattgtttaaaagtaTTACAAGCTTCTTGTTTTACTTGGAGCAagctttttgtaaattttgcatattttgcTGTTGCATATTTCAATGGAGAtataattatctataaaattccaaaaatatccgactataatgaaatatcaaatcCTGAAATTATAGGAACAATAAgattaaatgaatatataaaaataagtgcTTTAAATTGGGTTACAATTGACATAAAAAAGCATTTAATTATTGTTGGATATACTGATGGACGTATTCATGGTCTTAATATTGAAGATCATGATCAGATTATGGAACTAAAatttattgagaaatattacgaTTATAAAGATCGCATTTCTATTAGCGCTATAAGAATATTTCCTCAAAATGACTTAAACATAAAAATCTTGGTTGCAAAAGGTccctttttgtttttattctgCATTGAGAAAAATGGTACACTAAAAACTATGGAACATTTGCAATTAGAAGGTTTTACGATCTCgggtaaataaaattatgttactATACAATTTACAGGAAAAcgtacaatattaatataaataaattaataatttttaggaATGACCTGTATAAGCACAAATTATGCATTAGTCACTACAGAAA carries:
- the LOC132913584 gene encoding LIRP-like, encoding MRMYANRLYALMSLILVIVILIPVAEHASDTYKQRNIHGSDVFQYGQKGQSRDQSRDQSRDQSMTEMHQYCGRILSSTLQIICGSVYNSRFKKSNQEMEMDDYMAYSYDLHPYKSIKNAKKMIRFRRNGRGIHEECCLKSCTTEELRSYCGAR
- the LOC132913536 gene encoding uncharacterized protein LOC132913536 isoform X1 — encoded protein: MEMEEIYNLTIFPLVMSKFSVQWSTDNHISILTERGIHIFELIPSPMSPCSTIKFIRSFIYAPSILPTENISNKIESKIWGMQREAVYSFIMEESLTPKLSNLKEMVPKIIDLTWSPQNLIHPSKCLIAILTSAGAVTIAYKISKDWYPAYDLSSIRYNFIEQEINAKLKEPKNNSTLFETFKNCLKVLQASCFTWSKLFVNFAYFAVAYFNGDIIIYKIPKISDYNEISNPEIIGTIRLNEYIKISALNWVTIDIKKHLIIVGYTDGRIHGLNIEDHDQIMELKFIEKYYDYKDRISISAIRIFPQNDLNIKILVAKGPFLFLFCIEKNGTLKTMEHLQLEGFTISGMTCISTNYALVTTENGLMFSVNTERNQFLKTKVNNKLSQSHVRYLGCAHSPSFTIFINVTSPNTIYDHLVMKEPTKIHMFCLKDKNWDPSTVLNESKHDRLEQLWDCLEAIRMKATRALNPTILLSKIPSNLESLSLHELRVVMWTSVMIQICEKKKVIQGIGSIAGEISEAQPLIFLHSACDYLMRLESKSSLSEQQKLSICLLKMYLESYLAGEKDKKVTPFSKRIKDVLKETCKLNLSNIETCNLCGEIINELPWKVTKCSQGHILPRCAITLLQITTMQYKTCPICSLIFHPCLEKEFEETRCLFCDVPALEENRVLDTKCYIPKEKSLSRLQSHTLQMSEDREMDTVADES